From a region of the Helianthus annuus cultivar XRQ/B chromosome 5, HanXRQr2.0-SUNRISE, whole genome shotgun sequence genome:
- the LOC110944178 gene encoding uncharacterized protein LOC110944178 — protein MLTHYRGSSSPSITRLRRSILGLKRYSAVHSIDSHTHELTTQEHEVEAFLKMVTQKFYKLSLVESHELLSGSWISKLLDVFLCCQEQFRVLLSNNRSCLSKQPMAKLVSDYFERSVKGLDICNVVRDGIEQMRQWEKQLEIVLNVLGDQTILGDSQFQRAKRALNNLEIKIFDEKESRSIFSHKSRSFDPKDLKNQESNGTKMSRSLSASVSRSWSASKQLLAIGNNIVVPKSNDVLATNGLVLTIYTMTHVLYFVMWVLVASSTSQDRGLQLQFNNYHKNFTWWVPMSSLQERILEEYKKRGRRHSCGILKEVHRIETYVCFMKRFIDSVQFPLRKEQEEEAKKMFEELKNIYDTLKNALDPSERQVKDIFQQIIRCRIEGLDYVARQHD, from the coding sequence atGCTGACGCATTACCGCGGATCATCATCTCCATCAATCACACGTTTAAGACGTTCAATTCTCGGTTTAAAACGTTATTCGGCTGTCCATTCAATTGATAGTCACACCCATGAGCTCACAACTCAAGAGCATGAGGTTGAAGCTTTTCTAAAAATGGTAACTCAAAAGTTTTATAAGTTATCATTAGTGGAATCGCATGAACTTCTATCAGGTTCTTGGATTTCCAAGCTTTTAGATGTTTTCCTATGTTGTCAAGAACAATTTAGAGTATTGTTATCAAATAACAGAAGTTGTTTGAGCAAACAACCTATGGCGAAATTGGTTTCAGATTATTTTGAAAGGAGTGTAAAGGGTTTGGATATTTGCAATGTAGTTAGAGATGGGATTGAACAAATGAGGCAATGGGAAAAACAACTAGAGATTGTTTTGAATGTTTTAGGGGATCAAACAATTCTTGGTGATTCCCAATTTCAAAGGGCGAAAAGGGCGTTGAACAATTTAGAGATTAAGATCTTTGATGAGAAAGAATCAAGATCGATTTTTTCTCACAAGAGCCGATCTTTTGATCCGAAAGATTTGAAGAATCAAGAAAGCAATGGCACTAAGATGTCAAGATCGTTATCTGCGAGTGTTTCAAGATCTTGGTCGGCTTCAAAGCAACTCCTAGCAATCGGGAACAACATTGTAGTACCGAAAAGTAATGATGTTCTAGCCACCAACGGGCTTGTTTTGACTATTTACACAATGACCCATGTGTTATATTTCGTGATGTGGGTTCTAGTAGCATCAAGCACTTCTCAAGATCGCGGGTTACAATTACAATTCAACAACTATCATAAGAATTTCACTTGGTGGGTCCCGATGAGTTCGCTCCAAGAAAGAATCTTGGAGGAATATAAGAAGAGGGGTAGAAGACACTCTTGTGGAATTCTGAAGGAGGTTCATAGGATTGAAACATATGTGTGTTTTATGAAAAGATTTATCGATTCAGTTCAGTTTCCTTTGAGAaaagaacaagaagaagaagcgAAGAAAATGTTTGAAGAATTGAAAAACATATACGATACATTAAAGAATGCATTGGATCCGTCGGAGAGGCAAGTGAAGgacatttttcaacaaatcattcgTTGTCGAATTGAAGGGCTTGATTATGTTGCAAGGCAGCATGATTAA